ACTGGAGAGAATAGCCGCTATTAAACACCAGGTACCTGATATTAGAGAGTTTTGGCGGCCAAACCTTAAATTTCTGGAGCAGTTCTAGTGAAGTTACCCGTTGAATGGACAAACGTATATCTGGAAAAGAAGCTTACGGCTCGCAAACTGGCCGATACACTAGAGCTGGCTGGGGTAGAGGTAGAAGAGATCGTGCAGCCAGGTAAACTCGATACCCAGATTGTGGTGGGTGAAACGGTTGCTATAGATAGCCATCCTAATGCTGACAAGTTAAAAATCGTTAAGGTCAATGTAAAAAATACAACAATATCAGTGGTTTGCGGTGCCCCTAACGTGGCCCTAAAACAGAAAGTAGCAGTAGCTTTACCAGGGGCAGTTTTACCAAACGGCCTCGAGATTAAGAATAGCTCAATTAGAGGAGTAAAATCCGAGGGCATGATCTGTAGTGAACAGGAGCTAGGTCTAGGCAGTGACCACTCCGGAATACTTGTTTTACCTGATAACACCAAGATCGGTAGCGGTCTTGGTGGGGTCATTAAGGGCCGTGAGCTTATTGATCTCACCTCTTACCCCAACAGATGGGATTTAAATTCTGTTGTCGGACTAGCCCGTGAGGCAGCGGCCCACAGCGGGCAGAAGGTTGCGTTTGAAGAGCCTGAACAAATAAAGAGCTCACGTGCACCGGTCGTGGTAAAAACTCCGGAGCGGGACCTGGTGCCGCGATACATGCTAGCGCACCTGAGGGTTAGTAATACCGGCTCTTCACCTGACTGGATGGTAAGCCGCCTAAAAGCCGCCGGGATCAGGCCAATTAGCGTAGTAGTAGATATCACCAACTACGTGATGCTGGAACTTGGTCAGCCGTTGCATGCTTTTGACGCCGCCAAGATAATGCAGCCGGTATCTGTTAGAAGGGCGAAGAAGGGTGAGGTCATGGTGACCTTGGATGGAGTGGAGCGCAAGCTGGATACGGAAGATCTCTTGATTTCCGATAAACAGAAGCCGCTTGGTTTTGCCGGGGTAATGGGCGGGCAGAATTCGGAAACCAGTGCCGATACAACCGATATTTTACTGGAATCGGCTAGCTTTAATGCGGCATCTGTACGCAAGACGGCTATTCGGCATGGGTTGAGAACGGAAGCTTCGGCCAGGTTTGAGCGCGGTATTCCGGTAGACCTGGCGCCACTTGCCTTGGCCAGAGCCGTCCAACTGCTTAAAGACCTCGCCTCGGCCGAGTTAATAGCCGGACCGGCAGATCTAATGAGTGCCAAGCCAGAGGCAACCCAGATCGTAGCTAGATTGCAACGTATCAGTAATATACTTGGTATTGAGTTAACTGCAAAAGAAGCGGCAGATAATCTTAAAAAGCTCGGTTTTGAGGCTCACAGATCTACCGAAGA
This Candidatus Dormiibacterota bacterium DNA region includes the following protein-coding sequences:
- the pheT gene encoding phenylalanine--tRNA ligase subunit beta, whose amino-acid sequence is MKLPVEWTNVYLEKKLTARKLADTLELAGVEVEEIVQPGKLDTQIVVGETVAIDSHPNADKLKIVKVNVKNTTISVVCGAPNVALKQKVAVALPGAVLPNGLEIKNSSIRGVKSEGMICSEQELGLGSDHSGILVLPDNTKIGSGLGGVIKGRELIDLTSYPNRWDLNSVVGLAREAAAHSGQKVAFEEPEQIKSSRAPVVVKTPERDLVPRYMLAHLRVSNTGSSPDWMVSRLKAAGIRPISVVVDITNYVMLELGQPLHAFDAAKIMQPVSVRRAKKGEVMVTLDGVERKLDTEDLLISDKQKPLGFAGVMGGQNSETSADTTDILLESASFNAASVRKTAIRHGLRTEASARFERGIPVDLAPLALARAVQLLKDLASAELIAGPADLMSAKPEATQIVARLQRISNILGIELTAKEAADNLKKLGFEAHRSTEEKLSITVPWWRPDIKTEADLAEEVIKLIGYDKLPATLPGWKPQAI